The genomic region TCCAATCCACGGTCACATAGACTCAAACCTTAAGAATCTAAGATTCTAGATTTGAGGAAGGCGCTACGGACGGATATGTGTGCGGGGTAAGACCTTAACGGGTTCTTACTATCCCCAGCGTTCCCGAGCTGGGCAGCAATCCGGACCCCCGAAAATGTTCGAAGACGTCTATCTCTGGATCAAGGCGCTGCACGTGATCGCCGTCATCTCCTGGATGGCCGGCATGCTCTATCTGCCGCGGCTGTTCGTCTATCACTGCGAGGCCGAAATTGGCTCGAACCAGTCCGAGACGTTCAAGGTCATGGAGCGCCGGCTGCTCAAGGCGATCATCAACCCCGCGATGATGGTCACCTGGCTCGCCGGGCTCTATCTCGCCTGGTCCGGTCATTGGTTCTCGTTCGGCTGGCTGCACGTAAAACTGGCACTGGTCCTGGTGCTCTCGGCGGTCCACGGCTTTTTTTCCCGCTGGCTCAAGGATTTCGCCGCCGACAGGCGCCCGCGAAGCCAGAAATTCTATCGGATTATCAATGAGGTGCCGACCGTCCTGATGATTTTCATCGTCATCATGGTGATCGTGAAGCCGTTCTAGGCAAACCGCGCGG from Bradyrhizobium sp. CB1015 harbors:
- the hemJ gene encoding protoporphyrinogen oxidase HemJ, which translates into the protein MFEDVYLWIKALHVIAVISWMAGMLYLPRLFVYHCEAEIGSNQSETFKVMERRLLKAIINPAMMVTWLAGLYLAWSGHWFSFGWLHVKLALVLVLSAVHGFFSRWLKDFAADRRPRSQKFYRIINEVPTVLMIFIVIMVIVKPF